The following nucleotide sequence is from Pseudomonas sp. S09G 359.
CTGTGCAGAGCCCGGTTTTTTTTCGCCTTGAGTTTTACGCCGCCGTGTCGATACAGAAGTCCAGCAGGCTCACCCCCGTCAACAGATCGGCCTCCGGCAAGTCCGCATGCTGGTGCCCGCCAAGGGCGCAATACACCAGCCAGTGGCGGTCCTGGACGTTGAACGCCAGGCCGCCGACCAGCGCCTCTTGCTCATCGCTTGGGGCAATCAGATACAGCCGATCCTGGTTGTGCGCGTGCAGCATGACTAGCTCCCGAACGTTCGAAGGGCAACAGAGTGGCCTGTTAAGGTGACGTTCAGGTGACGGCGTAAATTACTGGATACATTAACCGTCCATGGGGGAGGGAGCATTTACGGCGCTGGAGGCCACTATCGTTCAGGTTTGTATCTGAATTGATACCAAGACACTGTGTTACCGAGGTTTGCGATGGCGCTGCCCGCACTGTTGATTAATGTTGTGGCTTTACTGGTGGCCTGCCCGGGTGCGGCGCTGCTGTTCATCACCCGCCTGCACGAACAGCGCGCGATGGCCGAACTGACCGCGCAAAGCGAAGACCGCGCGATCGACCAGCCGATGCTGTTTCTGGATGTGCGCACCGAGCGGGCGCATCGCCTGGCGTACCGCATCGGGTTCGCCTGCCTTGGGCTGGGGCTGCTGATCTCTTGGATCAGCACCCACCTCTAAAAACACGTCGAAACAAATGTGGGAGGGGGCTTGCCCCCGATAGCGGTGGATCAGCTAATGAATATTTGGCTGACACACCGTAATCGGGGGCAAGCCCCCTCCCACATTTTTAGTTCAGTGTTTTACAGGGGGATTCCGGCTTTTACGCGGTACTGATTACGCACCGGCGTTGCATATTGCACCACCAGGAACGGCCGGTGCTCGGCCGGGCATTCGTTCAAGCGCCGCTCCCATTCCACCTTGGCCTTGGCCAGTTCGTCCGCCGGGAATACTTCGGCGGCAGTCGGCACCTGCAATTGCGGGTCGGCGTCGCTCCACTGGGCATAGGCCAGGTAGTGCACCGGGAACAAGCGGTAGCCGCCGAGAATCTGCCGATCCATTTCCACGGCCAGCACTTTGGTGTCTTCGAAACGCTCAGTGATGGGCGGCGCGAAGTTGATATGCACGCGGCCTTTATAGCCGGTGATACCCAGGGCAATGCTCACGTCATCTTCGCCCGGCGCCTTGGTGTAGGTGCCGGTGGTGGCGCGGATATACAGCTCGCGCGCCTTGGCCGCGTCGCACGGGTCGTACTCGTAGCTGATCGACACGGGCGTGAGGTTCAGCGACTGGATTACCTCGGCGAACGGCTCGTCCTTGCGGCTGACGTGGAACATCTTGAGGATCGCCGACTCGGTGCGATCATCCCCATCCTTGGCGCGCCCTTCAGCCTGAGCGATCCAGATCGACTGGCAATCGTTGCGGATCGAATGGTTGATGTAGGCCGACAGCAGGTTGAACGCCGCCATCTTCTCCTTTCGCCCGGTGATCGAGCGGTGCACGATGAAGCTCTTGTTCAGACGCATCAGGTCGCTGACGAACGGCTTTTGCAGCAGGTTGTCGCCGATGGCGATGCGTGGCGTCGGCAGCCCGGCGTGGTATACGGCGTAGTTG
It contains:
- a CDS encoding 1-acyl-sn-glycerol-3-phosphate acyltransferase produces the protein MGEFDTIRPYNDSEVPAVLDRLFSDKAFLDILTHFRFPRFAGALGWLLKPMIARKLRREFAGVTTVATLQDKVEYYVDHTIDRATDGVTYTGVEQLKSGTAYLFLANHRDIVMDPAFVNYAVYHAGLPTPRIAIGDNLLQKPFVSDLMRLNKSFIVHRSITGRKEKMAAFNLLSAYINHSIRNDCQSIWIAQAEGRAKDGDDRTESAILKMFHVSRKDEPFAEVIQSLNLTPVSISYEYDPCDAAKARELYIRATTGTYTKAPGEDDVSIALGITGYKGRVHINFAPPITERFEDTKVLAVEMDRQILGGYRLFPVHYLAYAQWSDADPQLQVPTAAEVFPADELAKAKVEWERRLNECPAEHRPFLVVQYATPVRNQYRVKAGIPL